From one Salmo salar chromosome ssa09, Ssal_v3.1, whole genome shotgun sequence genomic stretch:
- the p2ry12 gene encoding P2Y purinoceptor 12: MDNTTELALTPVNNNFTKSNCSRDNVLKTVVFPVLYSLLFLLGLSLNGLAVWVFFSIPSRSHFIIYLKNIVVADVLMTLTFPFKVLSDSNMASVGLRVFVCRVSSVLFYLTMYISILFFGLISIDRCRKTLQPFKVTNTARLAHRKLLSVAIWASLLTLSLPNIILTSHSPTSAYFKCSDLKTRAGLHWHEVVNYVCQIIFWGNLVTVIVCYTLITKELYSSYARTKACHSTGAMHNAGTDGGNVEGQRQPRRKSVSSNVFLVLAVFFVCFVPFHFSRVPYTLSQTRVHLFDCNFKQFFFQLKESTLWLSSLNSLLDPLIYFFLCKSFRTTLFKTLRLPPGTCSWLTGRGSSPNTAEDQTTAQETPLGDKSICI, encoded by the exons ATGGACAACACAACAGAATTGGCCCTGACCCCTGTCAATAACAACTTCACCAAGAGCAACTGTTCCCGTGACAACGTGCTGAAGACGGTGGTGTTCCCTGTTCTCtactccctcctcttcctgttgGGCCTGTCGCTCAACGGCCTGGCAGTGTGGGTGTTCTTCAGCATCCCCAGCCGCTCCCACTTCATCATCTACCTCAAGAACATTGTGGTGGCCGACGTCCTCATGACCCTCACCTTCCCCTTCAAG GTGCTGTCTGACTCCAACATGGCGTCAGTGGGTCTACGTGTCTTTGTCTGCCGTGTCTCCTCTGTGCTCTTCTATCTCACCATGTACATCAGCATCCTCTTCTTTGGCCTCATCAGCATCGACCGCTGCAGGAAGACCCTCCAGCCCTTCAAGGTGACCAACACGGCCCGTCTGGCCCACAGGAAGCTGCTCTCTGTGGCTATCTGGGCTTCCCTGCTGACCCTCTCCCTGCCCAACATAATCCTGACCAGCCACAGCCCCACCTCGGCCTACTTCAAGTGCAGTGATCTTAAGACAAGGGCTGGGCTGCACTGGCATGAGGTGGTCAACTATGTGTGCCAGATAATCTTCTGGGGGAACCTGGTGACAGTGATAGTGTGTTACACCCTCATCACCAAAGAGCTGTACAGTTCATACGCCCGCACCAAGGCTTGCCATTCTACCGGAGCCATGCACAACGCTGGTACTGATGGGGGTAATGTTGAAGGGCAGCGCCAGCCCAGGAGGAAGAGTGTGAGTTCAAACGTCTTCCTGGTGCTGGCCGTGTTCTTTGTGTGCTTCGTGCCGTTCCACTTCTCCCGCGTGCCGTACACCCTGAGTCAGACAAGGGTACACCTGTTTGACTGCAACTTCAAGCAGTTCTTCTTCCAGTTAAAGGAGAGTACACTCTGGCTGTCCTCCCTCAACTCCCTCCTGGACCCTCTCATCTACTTCTTCCTCTGTAAGTCCTTCAGAACCACCCTGTTCAAGACCCTCCGTCTCCCACCTGGGACCTGCAGCTGGCTCACTGGAAGAGGGTCCAGCCCCAACACAGCGGAGGATCAGACCACAGCACAGGAGACACCCCTGGGAGACAAATCTATCTGTATTTAG